The following proteins are co-located in the Corynebacterium kalinowskii genome:
- a CDS encoding LLM class flavin-dependent oxidoreductase, with protein sequence MPIDVTPNAGLQFGIATFSLPGINIVPSCAPDPQAEMIEQAMLADAVGIDYFGVNEAFARHVLQVNPFDLVIEFAKRTKGLLFCTSISDIKFDELPDRHDDLHRVIDSTGERIEIVLDRDRFAAGKHGESNSAFNENLAEWSRLIGNCGHNVTWIEVAGQSDAIIQAASYRIPMMLQVYEGDPLERKPFVDMYHTANSRFGAGRMPLGFLAPGFVADTDQDAIDINFEPWKANFALTIPENEKYAHYLREIESGALYIGSPDTVAKKMAKTIEHLGIYRFYLRYTCGLSQHEDSLKCIRLYGEEVLPRLRRG encoded by the coding sequence ATGCCAATCGATGTCACCCCCAACGCAGGTCTTCAATTTGGTATTGCCACATTTAGCCTGCCGGGGATCAACATTGTGCCGTCGTGCGCGCCGGACCCGCAGGCGGAAATGATCGAGCAGGCGATGCTTGCCGACGCCGTCGGCATCGATTACTTCGGCGTCAACGAGGCTTTCGCCCGCCACGTACTGCAAGTAAACCCTTTTGATTTGGTCATCGAGTTCGCGAAGCGGACGAAGGGCTTGCTGTTCTGCACGTCGATTAGCGACATCAAGTTCGACGAACTTCCAGACCGCCACGATGACTTGCACCGCGTCATAGACTCCACCGGCGAGCGCATTGAGATCGTCCTCGACCGCGACCGCTTCGCCGCAGGCAAGCACGGTGAATCCAACTCTGCGTTCAATGAAAACCTTGCCGAGTGGTCCCGTCTCATCGGCAACTGCGGCCACAACGTCACCTGGATCGAGGTCGCCGGCCAATCCGATGCCATCATCCAGGCCGCCAGCTACCGCATCCCGATGATGCTGCAGGTCTACGAAGGCGACCCCCTGGAGCGCAAGCCCTTCGTAGACATGTACCACACGGCCAACAGCCGCTTCGGCGCCGGTCGCATGCCCCTCGGCTTCCTCGCACCCGGCTTCGTCGCCGACACCGACCAGGATGCCATCGACATCAATTTCGAACCGTGGAAAGCCAACTTCGCACTCACCATTCCGGAGAACGAAAAGTACGCCCACTACCTGCGCGAAATTGAATCCGGCGCCCTCTATATCGGCTCCCCCGACACCGTAGCCAAGAAGATGGCCAAAACCATCGAACACCTCGGTATCTACCGCTTCTACCTGCGCTACACCTGTGGCCTGAGTCAGCACGAAGACTCCCTGAAGTGCATCCGCCTCTACGGCGAAGAAGTGCTGCCGCGCCTGCGTCGCGGGTAG
- a CDS encoding ABC transporter ATP-binding protein, with protein sequence MSEPVIVGKNLTQHFGRGDARVHALKDVNVQIPTGQWTSIMGPSGSGKTTLLHTLAGLSVPSSGSVILNSRGSQIDLTKLSENKRAALRRTQIGVIFQDFNLVPVLNVQDNIKLPMRLAHRQVDKGWYREIVSRLGLAGRMKHLPHQLSGGQRQRVAIARALLAKPDIIFADEPTGNLDSEAGDAVLTMFRQLVDDYGQTLAVVTHDPAAAERGDHLIQMRDGRVVSA encoded by the coding sequence ATGTCTGAGCCAGTCATCGTTGGTAAAAATCTGACCCAGCATTTTGGGCGGGGAGATGCCAGAGTTCATGCCCTGAAGGACGTAAATGTCCAGATTCCAACGGGACAGTGGACTTCAATAATGGGTCCGTCAGGTTCGGGGAAGACGACGCTGCTGCACACCCTCGCCGGGCTCTCTGTCCCGAGTTCGGGAAGCGTAATCCTCAACTCTCGCGGTTCTCAGATTGACTTGACAAAGCTCAGTGAAAACAAAAGGGCAGCGCTTCGGCGAACTCAGATCGGCGTCATCTTCCAAGATTTCAATCTAGTGCCAGTGCTGAATGTGCAAGACAATATCAAATTGCCAATGCGACTGGCGCACCGTCAGGTTGATAAGGGATGGTATCGGGAGATTGTCAGTCGCCTCGGTCTTGCGGGGCGTATGAAACACTTGCCGCACCAGCTTTCTGGCGGTCAGCGTCAACGTGTCGCCATCGCCCGAGCTTTACTGGCTAAACCGGATATCATTTTCGCCGACGAGCCGACCGGAAACCTGGATTCCGAGGCTGGTGATGCGGTGCTTACCATGTTCCGCCAGCTTGTCGATGACTATGGGCAAACCCTCGCCGTGGTAACCCACGACCCAGCCGCAGCAGAGCGTGGCGATCATCTGATTCAGATGCGCGACGGCAGGGTGGTGTCCGCGTGA
- a CDS encoding ABC transporter permease yields the protein MIHLAIGQLRRRGWRYLSLFFAVFAAVALSVGTAAIVESMQATVNGMFDKPYKGVGTVAQVRSSEPIDEVLAGIPVEYAFDQQFSASIKRDGSLYDSTTVRSLADGPLQWRTIAEGTLPHGPREVVVVDDTPLGTSMELKVPGSPELQQVTVVGRVEQSAQEQLMGAGGLLADALAVRQWAGNAAIGELRVDSVSSDQLKMLLKDAVSDVVPAPVHTAKLSGQYLSGRDNYFLLLTAFMIIVAVVAMLVIFSSYSVIAAERQREYALLRAIGASSGQLQGSALIESLLLGSFAGLLGIPAGLKAASWAGEHADQLGVRFELSNVTLRGEWMLAALACAILVCIASALPAARSSVHRPLVQSLSANSPQASRWGLIGALVVGMVSLTVGAFGWSEVPGIPTRRALVLAIGASGAIVLGAICIAAVFLPWVTFRLSPIFARVPTLHLANALVGRQRLRSGSLVAIVLAGVALISAVFSGQQRIGEYLELKAYQKGAVDIVVQPVDGSARSQLLDALNNAPHVEAVTKPPLAQISIGELTDAALGLSVEGGRGIVRGQITGAGPGEVVLGQNSILRASVKSGALVTMKVQGEPHQLRVVLSDSFENYIDPALLEQHTERLSAPKQLILAKIDDQTARDLSDTQLNALRSAAGSTDQEVIFKEAFTAREKIADTADRIYTLTLLLSSIALLIAGIGISNTVVLMVRERVRDFAILSAVGISSSGRRAIVMVELVSLLLPVTIFAAPIGWMLGFHIVEVLIAS from the coding sequence GTGATTCACCTCGCCATCGGCCAGCTCCGTCGGCGTGGCTGGCGCTACCTATCCCTCTTCTTCGCGGTGTTTGCTGCGGTTGCCCTCTCGGTCGGAACGGCGGCGATCGTCGAGTCGATGCAGGCCACCGTCAACGGGATGTTCGACAAGCCCTATAAAGGCGTGGGCACGGTGGCGCAGGTGCGCTCCTCGGAGCCTATTGACGAGGTATTGGCTGGCATCCCTGTGGAATACGCCTTCGACCAGCAGTTTTCCGCCTCCATTAAACGGGATGGGTCACTGTATGATTCCACTACCGTGCGAAGTCTGGCTGATGGGCCGTTACAGTGGCGCACGATCGCAGAGGGCACGCTCCCACACGGCCCCCGAGAGGTCGTGGTAGTTGACGACACCCCGCTCGGCACCTCTATGGAGCTCAAGGTTCCGGGCTCACCAGAACTACAACAGGTGACCGTGGTTGGGCGGGTGGAGCAGTCCGCACAGGAGCAGCTCATGGGTGCTGGTGGGTTGCTGGCTGATGCCTTAGCTGTGCGGCAGTGGGCGGGGAATGCTGCGATCGGCGAGCTACGTGTGGACAGTGTTTCTTCCGACCAGCTGAAAATGTTGCTTAAGGACGCGGTCTCTGACGTGGTTCCCGCACCTGTTCACACTGCGAAATTGTCGGGGCAGTACCTGTCAGGTCGGGACAACTATTTTTTGCTACTCACGGCTTTCATGATAATTGTCGCGGTGGTGGCAATGCTCGTGATTTTCTCAAGCTACTCGGTAATTGCAGCGGAGCGACAGCGAGAGTATGCGCTGCTACGAGCAATAGGAGCGTCTTCGGGCCAGCTACAAGGTTCCGCGCTAATTGAATCACTTCTACTCGGAAGCTTTGCCGGATTACTAGGTATTCCGGCAGGGCTTAAGGCGGCAAGTTGGGCGGGGGAGCACGCCGACCAGTTGGGCGTGCGATTTGAACTATCCAATGTGACGCTGCGTGGCGAGTGGATGTTGGCGGCCTTAGCCTGCGCAATTTTGGTATGCATAGCTTCTGCCCTTCCTGCCGCGCGTAGTTCTGTCCACCGTCCATTGGTTCAATCGTTGTCTGCGAATTCTCCGCAAGCTTCCCGTTGGGGCCTGATCGGCGCTCTCGTTGTCGGTATGGTGAGCTTGACTGTGGGAGCATTCGGTTGGTCCGAGGTGCCTGGAATTCCGACTCGTCGTGCTTTGGTATTGGCAATCGGGGCCTCGGGAGCGATTGTGCTGGGCGCTATCTGCATTGCGGCCGTGTTCTTACCTTGGGTGACATTCCGACTTTCGCCAATATTCGCTCGTGTGCCCACACTGCATCTGGCCAATGCCTTGGTAGGAAGGCAACGCCTGCGCTCGGGATCACTCGTGGCAATCGTCTTAGCGGGCGTCGCTCTGATCTCCGCAGTATTCAGCGGTCAGCAGCGCATCGGAGAATACTTGGAGCTAAAAGCCTATCAAAAGGGTGCGGTGGATATTGTTGTGCAGCCGGTGGATGGGTCGGCCCGATCACAGCTCCTTGACGCCCTCAACAACGCCCCACACGTGGAGGCCGTTACGAAACCTCCGCTTGCTCAGATATCAATCGGCGAGCTAACTGATGCTGCCCTAGGGCTTTCAGTAGAGGGCGGTCGCGGCATTGTCCGCGGTCAGATTACCGGTGCGGGGCCAGGTGAGGTCGTGCTTGGTCAAAACTCCATACTTCGAGCGTCAGTCAAGAGTGGCGCGTTGGTTACGATGAAAGTACAAGGGGAGCCTCATCAACTCCGCGTAGTGTTGTCCGACAGTTTTGAAAACTACATTGACCCTGCCTTGCTTGAACAGCACACCGAGCGTCTCTCTGCACCGAAGCAACTAATTCTGGCCAAGATTGACGATCAAACGGCGCGAGACCTAAGCGACACCCAGTTGAATGCACTCAGGAGTGCTGCTGGATCAACAGACCAAGAAGTAATTTTCAAAGAAGCGTTCACGGCCCGAGAGAAAATAGCAGATACTGCTGATCGGATATATACGCTAACGCTCTTGCTCAGTTCAATTGCCCTCTTGATCGCAGGGATCGGGATAAGCAATACCGTCGTGCTCATGGTTCGTGAGCGAGTCCGTGACTTCGCGATACTCTCGGCGGTGGGTATCAGCTCCAGTGGCCGCCGTGCCATCGTGATGGTCGAGTTGGTTTCGCTCCTTCTACCAGTAACAATCTTTGCAGCACCTATAGGTTGGATGCTGGGATTTCACATCGTCGAAGTACTCATCGCCTCGTAA